The Helianthus annuus cultivar XRQ/B chromosome 16, HanXRQr2.0-SUNRISE, whole genome shotgun sequence genome includes a window with the following:
- the LOC110917090 gene encoding uncharacterized protein LOC110917090 isoform X1 — MDVEKKVELPLTTIITDDKRKRRRCICLSIIIAAILLVALTILILALTVFKPKKPITTVNSVAVKDLDATVNLLPPRVSLNVTLDLDITIKNPNKVAVKFLNSSATLLYKGQVVGDVPIPPGEIGSDDTQQLNLMLTLFADRLLANVDVYADIIRGNLPVSTYTRISDFTKNCHRLSPRELAR, encoded by the exons ATGGACGTCGAGAAAAAGGTTGAACTGCCACTGACAACTATAATCACCGACGACAAACGCAAACGCCGGAGATGTATTTGTTTATCGATAATCATTGCGGCTATACTACTTGTCGCCTTAACCATTCTCATTCTAGCTCTCACCGTCTTCAAACCCAAAAAGCCAATCACCACCGTCAACTCTGTCGCCGTTAAAGATTTAGACGCCACTGTCAACCTCCTTCCGCCAAGGGTATCGTTAAATGTGACGCTTGACCTGGACATCACAATCAAAAACCCCAACAAAGTTGCTGTCAAGTTCCTCAACAGCTCAGCAACTCTGTTGTACAAAGGCCAAGTCGTGGGTGATGTTCCCATCCCACCTGGTGAGATCGGCTCTGATGACACTCAGCAGCTGAACCTTATGCTCACGCTTTTTGCAGATCGGTTGCTGGCAAATGTTGACGTTTATGCTGATATTATTCGCGGTAACCTGCCGGTGTCTACCTACACGAGGATCTCCG actttaCTAAGAACTGTCATCGATTATCTCCAAGAGAGCTTGCCAGATGA
- the LOC110917090 gene encoding uncharacterized protein LOC110917090 isoform X2 — protein sequence MDVEKKVELPLTTIITDDKRKRRRCICLSIIIAAILLVALTILILALTVFKPKKPITTVNSVAVKDLDATVNLLPPRVSLNVTLDLDITIKNPNKVAVKFLNSSATLLYKGQVVGDVPIPPGEIGSDDTQQLNLMLTLFADRLLANVDVYADIIRGNLPVSTYTRISELPDG from the exons ATGGACGTCGAGAAAAAGGTTGAACTGCCACTGACAACTATAATCACCGACGACAAACGCAAACGCCGGAGATGTATTTGTTTATCGATAATCATTGCGGCTATACTACTTGTCGCCTTAACCATTCTCATTCTAGCTCTCACCGTCTTCAAACCCAAAAAGCCAATCACCACCGTCAACTCTGTCGCCGTTAAAGATTTAGACGCCACTGTCAACCTCCTTCCGCCAAGGGTATCGTTAAATGTGACGCTTGACCTGGACATCACAATCAAAAACCCCAACAAAGTTGCTGTCAAGTTCCTCAACAGCTCAGCAACTCTGTTGTACAAAGGCCAAGTCGTGGGTGATGTTCCCATCCCACCTGGTGAGATCGGCTCTGATGACACTCAGCAGCTGAACCTTATGCTCACGCTTTTTGCAGATCGGTTGCTGGCAAATGTTGACGTTTATGCTGATATTATTCGCGGTAACCTGCCGGTGTCTACCTACACGAGGATCTCCG aaTTACCAGATGGATAG
- the LOC110917090 gene encoding uncharacterized protein LOC110917090 isoform X3: MDVEKKVELPLTTIITDDKRKRRRCICLSIIIAAILLVALTILILALTVFKPKKPITTVNSVAVKDLDATVNLLPPRVSLNVTLDLDITIKNPNKVAVKFLNSSATLLYKGQVVGDVPIPPGEIGSDDTQQLNLMLTLFADRLLANVDVYADIIRGNLPVSTYTRISGDDA; encoded by the coding sequence ATGGACGTCGAGAAAAAGGTTGAACTGCCACTGACAACTATAATCACCGACGACAAACGCAAACGCCGGAGATGTATTTGTTTATCGATAATCATTGCGGCTATACTACTTGTCGCCTTAACCATTCTCATTCTAGCTCTCACCGTCTTCAAACCCAAAAAGCCAATCACCACCGTCAACTCTGTCGCCGTTAAAGATTTAGACGCCACTGTCAACCTCCTTCCGCCAAGGGTATCGTTAAATGTGACGCTTGACCTGGACATCACAATCAAAAACCCCAACAAAGTTGCTGTCAAGTTCCTCAACAGCTCAGCAACTCTGTTGTACAAAGGCCAAGTCGTGGGTGATGTTCCCATCCCACCTGGTGAGATCGGCTCTGATGACACTCAGCAGCTGAACCTTATGCTCACGCTTTTTGCAGATCGGTTGCTGGCAAATGTTGACGTTTATGCTGATATTATTCGCGGTAACCTGCCGGTGTCTACCTACACGAGGATCTCCG